Below is a window of Vibrio fortis DNA.
TCATAAAAAATGCCAGTCTCAAAAGACTGGCATTTTTTATTGGTTAGTTTGTTAAAGCTGTAATAACCGTAAAATCTAAACCTGAGTTCGACCAAGTGAAATAACGACACGTCGGTTTTTGTCTTTGCCGATTGGAGAGGCATTATCAGCAATCGGACGGCGCTTACCATAACCTTGAACTTGAATACGCTCTTCTGACAGACCAAGTGACTTAAAGTATTCACGCAACGACTCTGCTCGACGCTCCGATAAGTTCTGGCTGACACCTTTACTGTCTGCCGAGTCGGTATACGTCGCCACCAGTACAAGATCGATATCTTGATTATGACGAATGTACTCAGCAATTTGACTCAAACGCTTCTGCGACGCTTTACTTAACTGGTCACTATTACGGTCATAGTGCAGGATCGTAAATGAAATATCTTCAAAGCTGTACGGCAACAAGTTCGCTATACAGTCACTGAACACATTGTATTTTTGCTGGAACAGTACCGAAGAGAGTGCCACTTCAATGCGCTGATCTCGGCTTTGCCACTCTTGATAACTAAACGTTGGGTAACGCCCCTTCTCTAACTCGCTTAAGATACCCCAAGCAGTTTGACCGCCAACATAACCATCAAATTGTTGGAAAAACTTAATCGTCGTCATTCGATCTGCACTTTCACCCGGGCGCCAAGGCGGTGGCATAGAAATCAGGCTGACGTTGCGGGTTGCCCCCATTGGGCGACGCATTTTAAGTTCAAAATCTAGTATGATCTTTTTGCTGGCGCGGGATGAAAACTCCGCATCACCAAAATTTGGAATTGGGTGAACCAATCGACATTCCAATGGCGTGTTTGCCACCATTTCCCACGTCGACTGTTGAGGAGATGCTCCATATCGCTTCTCTTGCGCAAGCGCGGTCGACGACATCAGTAACGAAAACAGAATTGAACCTGTAATTAGTCGTTTATTCATAAGGGGGAGTATCTCTTAAGCAATTCGTTTAACAATGCAGCCAATTGCCGCATATTCTCTCTATTCAGATTAATGCAAATATCGCGCCGAATGTAGGTAGCTAATTTATGAATTAATCACTTTCTGGAGTTTTTATCACTGCTATTATCTGCAATAATGCAGCCTCAATCACACTTATTTGGGCTAACATGACTGTAGAAAACGAAGCTCTGACCCTAAAAAAACGTTTCCGTGGCTATTTTCCAGTAGTCATTGACGTGGAAACCGCAGGGTTCAACGCGAAAACCGATGCATTATTAGAAATCTGTGCCATTACCCTAAAAATGGATGAAAACGGAGATCTCCATCCAGCATCGACGCTTCATTTTCATATCGAGCCCTTTGAAGGTGCCAACATCGAGCAAGAAGCCTTGGATTTCAATGGCATCAAAGACCCATTTAGCCCATTGCGTGGTGCGGTCTCTGAGCAAGAAGCCCTCAAAGAAATCTACAAACTTGTGAGAAAAGAACAAAAAGCTTCCAACTGTAGCCGCGCAATCATGGTGGCACACAACGCAACATTCGACCTAAACTTCGTCAATGCTGCAAGTGAGCGTTGTAAGCTTAAACGCGTCCCTTTCCATCCTTTTGCAACTTTTGACACTGCTGCCTTAAGTGGACTTGCCTATGGCCAAACCGTTCTGGCTAAAGCTTGCCGTACTGCGGGGATGGAATTCGACAACAAAGAAGCACACTCTGCTTTGTATGATACTCAGAAAACAGCTGAACTGTTTTGCGGTATCGTCAACAAATGGAAAGCGCTTGGCGGCTGGCCACTTGTTGAACCAGAATAAAAAATAAAATCGACACACGTCTTTTCGTATTGTCATTAATTAAAAACAGTTAAACACAACACTCCGAGAAAATTATGAACCCTGTTGTTATATCAGTTTGCATCATGCTAGTTCTAGCCTTGATGCGTGTTAACGTTGTCGTTGCTCTCACGTTTAGTGCGATCATCGGTGGCGTTGTGTCGGGCATGAATCTTAACGATGCCGTTGCTGCTTTTGAAAGTGGCCTAGGTGGCGGTGCGACTATCGCTCTAAGTTACGCAATGTTAGGTACATTTGCGGTTGCTATCTCACGTTCAGGTATTACTGACCTGCTTGCTCAAAGTGTTATCAAACGTATTCACGGCAAAGAGAACAGCACAGCTTCTACTGGTTTGAAATATGGCATTCTTGCGTCACTTATTCTTGTGACTATGTCTTCTCAAAACGTTATCCCTGTGCATATCGCCTTCATCCCAATTTTGATTCCACCTCTACTTGGCGTGTTTGCAAAAATGAACCTTGATCGTCGTTTGATCGCGTGTGTACTGACTTTCGGTCTGATCACGCCATATATGGTTCTTCCAATCGGCTTCGGTGGTATCTTCCTAAACAACATCCTACTCAAGAACCTTCACGACAATGGTCTTGAGAATGTGGTTGCGAGCCAAGTTCCAGTCGCAATGCTACTACCAGCAGCAGGTATGATCTTTGGTCTACTGACTGCGGTATTCTTCACTTACCGTAAACCTCGTCAGTACAAAGAAACTGAGCTTACGACAGTGTCGACAGAGACGAAACAGATCAATAAGAAGCACATCATTGTTGCTGCGGTTGGTATTGTTGCCGCTCTAACAGTACAACTTTCAACTGGTTCAATGATTATTGGCGCATTAGCGGGTTTCATGGTGTTCACTTTTGGTGGCGTGATTGCATGGAAAGAGACGCAAGATGTATTCACAAAAGGCGTTCACATGATGGCAATGATTGGCTTCATCATGATCGCAGCAGCGGGTTTTGCAGCAGTAATGAAGCAAACTGGCGGCGTTGAATCTCTGGTTGAAGCGCTATCAACATCAATCGGTGACAACAAACCACTTGCTGCACTACTGATGCTGGTTGTAGGCCTACTTGTAACTATGGGCATTGGTTCTTCGTTCTCAACGATTCCAATTCTTGCAACAATCTACGTTCCACTAGCAGCAGCATTCGGCTTCTCTCCAATGGCAACTATCGCACTTGTAGGTACTGCAGCAGCATTGGGTGATGCAGGTTCACCGGCTTCTGACTCTACGTTAGGTCCAACATCTGGTCTTAACGCGGATGGTCAACACGAACACGTATGGGAAACGGTAGTACCAACGTTCCTACACTACAACCTTCCACTGATTGCATTCGGTTGGATTGCTGCGATGACGCTGTAAGCGACTTAGCGTTTTCCGAACGCACAATCATTATTAAAAATAAGGGCCGCTATGATATCCATAGTGGCCCTTTTTATTTGTTAATCTGACTTTACCAATCGCAGTAAGTGATTGGTCTAAAAGGATTTACTTTAAATTGGCTTCTAATGCACTTCGAATAGATCGTAGCGTTGGTTCTGTCGATTGATAATCGAGTTCAACCTCAGTGAAAATACCATTAACTTCAAGCATTAACGTTGGGTAAGAGTAAACACCCATCGCCTCTTTGAAGCTCAACTGGTCGTCTAACTCGCCTTCCAAAAGCTTACCAGACAGGTCATTTTCAAACTGCTGCACGTTCATACCAAGCTCTTCAGCAAGCTGCACGTGAGTTTCAACGCTATGTGGCAACATCGCACGTAAATAGTAAGCGTGTTGAATGGCTTCTAACATCTCTTCGTAGTGATCTTGAAACCCTGCTGCAATAACTGCGCGGCAAGCTGGGTAAGTACTACGTACTGGTTTGCATTCGGTCCAAAATTCGTGGTTAAACTCAGTACCGAGTTTCGCTTCAATCTGTTTCCAAATCGCTTGCAGCTTTTGCTTCATCTCATCAGACATAGGCTCATCAGAATCAGGTGCAAGGCCACCAACCACGTAATTAAACTCAATGCTCGCAGGTAGCTGCTGTTTAAGAAGCTTTAATGTCGGCTTGTATCCCCAACACCAACTGCACATTGGATCGTGGACATAGTGAAGTTTTACATTCATTGCATTTCCCTTATACCAATAAAAAAGGAGCCCAACGGCCCCTTTTATCATTGAGTGTCGCTAAAAAGCTCAGCTCTTATGCTTCGTCGCCAGCAACTTTCGCTGCAGCTTCTTTGATAAGAGGCTGAAGTTCGCCTTTTTGGAACATCTCAAGAATGATGTCACAACCACCGATCAGCTCACCTTCAACCCAAAGTTGTGGGAAAGTTGGCCACTGTGCGTAAGCTGGTAGCTCTGCACGAATGTCAGGGTTTTGTAGGATGTCTACGTAAGCAAACTTTTCACCACATGCCATTAGCGCTTGAGATGCTTGAGAAGAAAAACCACAGCTTGGTAGTTTAGGAGAACCTTTCATGTAAAGTAGAATGGTATTTTCTTCAATTTGCTGTTTGATTTTATCGATAGTTTCCATTGCTTCCTCGTTAATGGATTACGGCTTTATTGCCTGTATTCTACCCCAAACCCCAAGAATAAAAACCATATAAAAAAAATGGTTAAAGAGTTAGAGTAAGATTTCATAGAAAATCACACAAATGTGCTTTTAATAAAGTAAAAACTTGCTAAACTATATCGCAAGTCAGCAAATTGACCGTAGCCTGCAAAAAGTAAGCTATGAATAATAAATATCACTGGAAGCAATCGAAAGAGGTAACTCTTTCATATCAATGGAGAATTGAGCAATGGCATTTGAACTACCAGCTCTACCTTACGCGAAAGACGCACTAGAACCACACATCTCTGCAGAGACTCTAGATTTCCACCACGGTAAGCACCACAACACTTACGTTGTTAAGCTAAACGGTCTTATTCCTGGTACTGAGTTCGAAGGTAAAACACTAGAAGAGATCATCAAGACTTCTACTGGTGGCGTATTCAACAACGCAGCTCAAATCTGGAACCACACTTTCTACTGGCACTGTCTAGCTCCACAAGCTGGTGGTGAACCAACAGGTGCAGTTGCAGACGCAATCAACGCTTCATTTGGCTCTTTCGAAGAGTTCAAAGCAAAATTCACTGATTCAGCAATCAACAACTTCGGTTCTTCTTGGACTTGGCTTGTTAAGAACGCTGACGGTTCTCTAGCTATCGTTAACACATCTAACGCAGCGACTCCTCTAACAGAAGAAGGTGTTACTCCACTTCTAACTGTTGACCTATGGGAACACGCTTACTACATCGATTTCCGTAACGTACGTCCAGACTACATGAACGCTTTCTGGGCTCTAGTTAACTGGGAATTCGTTGCAGCGAACCTAGCTAAATAATTAGCATCTAGCTGATTCTGATAAAAGCTCACGCATGCGTGGGCTTTTTTGTTTTTGGCCTGCCCATCCCCCCTGATTAAAATAAAACCAATCAATCACTTAATTGATTTAAACACTAAAGTTTGAACCCAGCTTGCCGTTATAGGTGTATCCAAAGAGAGGCACCATGCAAGTAAACACACTCGATAGCACTGTCATAATTAACGAACTCAAGTTCGGGACTGGACTCAACCAAGCGGTTGAACAGGGTCGCCGTGCTGATTTCGCGTTGCTGCTGTCCATGTTTTCTGATGATGTTCGCGACAACACCCCTCTTGATGCTTTCTCGGTCGAAGAGACAACAGAAAGCAAATTGCGCCAACAGTTTGGTGTTGCCGAGCCGCAACCTCTACGTTCAAATCAATCTTCATATGAAATTTCAGCAAAACAGTCGCAAGGCTTTCACCAAGCCGGGCTTCCAAGTGCAAAGCTGAATCATTACCTAACACCTGAAGCGTTAGCTTTCATGCCAGAGCGAACATATGACTTCCCTGAAGAGGTATATCACAACCTCTCGACTCATGAACGTCGTAAGCTCGCCAAACAGCCACCCGCTGAGTTGCCACACGCAACGTTATACAATGAACTTACAACAGCTCAACGTCAGTTCCATATTCAAGCACAAGCCTAAACTTCATCTATGCCCAGCTTCTAAGTGATATATTTCACACATGTACCTATAAAGTGTGAGCTGTCACTAAGTTCGTATAAAGTTCTGTATTTTCAGTGCTTACTTTGAACTAATTCACACCGATCGTATAATTTTTAACCCATTCTTAGCTAACCACTGCTACTCATTTAGGTCTAGGAATGGAAATTAAAAGCTCTATCATATTGGTGACGTCCGCTGGGTCACAACTTGGAGGAACCATCGCAAACCACTTTGTGAATCTGGGTGCGACCGTCATTCTTTGTGATATTGATAGTGCCAGCCTAGAAGAGACCTACCAAGTGTGTTCTCGCTATTCTACAGCTGTGTATAGTTACCCAATCGAGCGTTACGATAGCCAAACCATTCTCAAGGTATTTGATTTTATACAGCTAACCTTTGGTACAACGCCCGATGTTCTCGTGAACAACTGGGTAAGCACACCCATGCCAACACTTACTGGCACTCAACCCGTGAGCTGCTTTATTGATAACCTTTCCGCTATGGCCTCTACCCTTTTCTCGTTCGGTCAAGCCAGCGTCGACCGACTGCGTCAAGCCAACAAGCAAGGCGTGATAGTCAATGTGATTTCACATGAAGACTTCAAAGATGTCTCGGGGCTCGAAAGTGCAAACTCTATGATCACTGGCTTCACCCACAGTTGGGCCAAAGAGCTCACCCCTTTCAATATCCGAGTCGGCGGTGTTATCCCCGCTATTCATAATGCCGACGGCAAGCTCAACAAATGCCATTGGGCACAACTGCAAGATGAACTCACCCGAACTACGGAATACATTATCTCTAATGATTACTTTAGCGGTCGTGTGGTGGCGGCAGAGGTGTGATTTCCCAATAAATTCTCACTAAATATCTGAAAATAAAAAAAGCCCCAGTCTTTCGACTGGGGCTTTGTTCTTTTCCCGAATGTAGATTAACGTGCTAGCGAAAATCTATCTCAAAACTGAATCTTACTTATGCTTCAGCTTTTTCTTTTTTAGCTTTAGACGCTTTAGCTTCTGCTGGTTTTTGGTCAGCTTTCTTAAGGATTACTGTAGTACCTTCGAAAGTTTCACCTTCAACGTAAGCTTGCCCGTGGTAAGACGCTAGTAGTACGTCTTTAAGCTCAGTGATTAGTGGGTAACGTGGGTTCGCACCAGTACATTGGTCATCGAACGCTTCTACCGCTAGCTCATCAAGCTTAGCTACGAAGTCAGCTTCAGAAACACCTGCTTCTTTGATTGACTTAGGAATGTCTAGGTCGCCTTTCAGCTCGTCTAGCCATGCTAGTAGACGTTCAATCTTCTGAGCAGTACGGTCACCAGCTTGGCTTAGGCCTAGGTGGTCAGCAACTTCAGCGTAACGACGACGTGCTTGTGGACGGTCGTACTGAGAGAATGCAGTCTGCTTAGTTGGGTTGTCGTTCGCGTTGTAACGTACCACGTTAGAGATTAATAGTGCGTTCGCCAGACCGTGTGGTAGGTGGAACTCAGCACCAATCTTGTGCGCCATAGAGTGACAAACACCTAGGAATGCGTTCGCGAATGCTACACCAGCGATAGTTGCTGCGTTGTGTACTTTCTCACGAGCGATTGGGTCGTTTGCACCGTTCGCGTAGCTTGATGGTAGGTACTCTTTCAGCATCTTAAGTGCTTGTAGAGCTTGGCCATCAGAGTATTCGTTAGCAAGAACAGATACGTAAGCTTCTAGAGCGTGAGTTACTGCATCGTAACCACCGAATGCTGTTAGAGACTTAGGCATGTTCATTACTAGGTTAGCATCAACGATTGCCATGTTTGGCGTGATTTCGTAGTCAGCTAGTGGGTACTTAGCACCAGTCTTGTCGTCTGTAACAACCGCGAATGGAGTAACTTCTGAACCAGTACCTGAAGTTGTAGTGATACATACAAGCTCAGCTTTCTTACCCATTTTAGGGAACTTGTAGATACGTTTACGGATGTCCATAAAGCGCATTGCTAGTTCTTCGAAGTGAGTTTCTGGGTGCTCGTACATTACCCACATAATTTTCGCAGCATCCATTGGTGAACCACCACCTAGAGCTAGGATTACGTCAGGTTGGAAGCTCTTCATTGCTTCTGCACCTTTCTCAACAACAGATAGTGTTGGATCCGCTTCTACGTCGAAGAATGTTTGCACTTCGATGCCTTGCTCTTTAAGCAGTTTAACTACTTCATCAGCGTAACCGTTGTTGAATAGGAAACGGTCAGTTACTAGGAATGCGCGTTTCTTACCTTCTAGGTCGCTCATTGCGATTGGAAGGCTACCACGACGGAAGTAGATAGACTTAGGTAGTTTGTGCCACAACATGTTTTCAGCTCGCTTAGCTACAGTTTTCTTGTTGATAAGGTGCTTAGGACCTACGTTCTCAGAGATAGAGTTACCACCCCAAGAACCACAACCAAGAGTTAGAGACGGTGCTACGTTAAAGTTGTAAAGGTCACCGATACCACCGTGAGTAGTTGGGATGTTTACAAGGATACGTGCAGTCTTCATCTTGTCACCGAAGTAACGGATGCGGTCTGCGTTAACGTCTTGGTTAGTGTAAAGACCAGATGTGTGACCGATACCACCGATTTCAACCATAGTTACCGCTTGAGCAACTGCGTCTTCGAAGTTGTCAGCACGGAATAGACCTAGAGTTGGAGATAGTTTCTCGTGAGCGAACTCATCGTCGTAAGAAACTTTACCTAGACCTTCACCTACAAGCACTTTAGTGTCAGCAGGAACTTTAACACCCGCCATTTCAGCGATTGCTGGAGCAGGTTGACCTACGATTTTCGCGTTTAGGTTACCGTCAATTAGAAGTACTTTACGTACTTTGTCAGCGTCAGCTTTAGATAGAACGTGAGCTTTGTGAGAAGCAAAACGCTCTTTTACTTCGTCGTAGACTTCGCTAACTACGATAGCTGCTTGCTCAGAAGCACATACTACGCCGTTATCGAAAGTTTTAGACATAAGGATAGAAGCTACAGCACGTTTGATGTCTGCTGTTTCATCGATAACTACAGGAACGTTACCTGCACCTACACCGATTGCTGGCTTACCAGAAGAGTAAGCTGCTTTAACCATGCCTGGACCACCAGTTGCAAGGATAAGAGCGATGCCGTCGTGCTTCATAAGAGCGTTAGAAAGCTCTACAGATGGTTGGTCGATCCAACCGATGATGTCTTTTGGAGCACCCGCTGCTACTGCTGCGTCTAGAACTAGTTTCGCTGCATCGTTTGTAGAGTTCTTCGCACGTGGGTGTGGAGAGAAGATGATGCCGTTACGAGTTTTAAGTGAGATAAGAGACTTAAAGATCGCAGTCGAAGTTGGGTTAGTTGTTGGTACGATACCACAGATGATACCTACAGGTTCTGCGATAGTCATTGTACCTAGGTTGTCATCTTCTTCTAAGATGCCACAAGTTTTTTCGTCTTTGTATTTGTTGTAGATGAATTCTGACGCGAAGTGGTTTTTGATTACCTTATCTTCAACAATACCCATTCCAGATTCTGCTACCGCTTGTTGAGCTAGCGGGATACGAGCGTGGTTAGCTGCAAGAGAAGCTGCGCGGAAGATTGCATCTACTTTTTCTTGAGAGAAAGTTGCGAACTCTTCTTGTGCTGCTTTAACGCGTGCTACTAGAGCATCTAGTTCAGCTAAGTTAGTTACAGGCATGGTGGATCTCCTAAAATAATAAATATTAAAAACTTTTTATTAAATTCACTGTGTCATCACTCGGTTGCCAACAGCGTTCTTAGTAAATTGCTTTCGGAACTGAGTATATTATTTCAGTGTGTGAAAAAAATTGACCCAGATCAGTTACCTAAAAGGAATTAACCAATAAGTGGTAAGGCAATCGCAAAAACGTCGTTAAAGTCATGATTTATATAGACTAAAATCACAATTTGCATTCGAACAAAAAACAAGCAAACGGATAAAACTTTTCTAATTAATGTCATATTCTGTAAAAAAGTTTCATTTTTAGTCAGCTAAGTTACATGTATACGGCAAAATTTGTGCTACTGAGAGTATATCCATCCCGTTGCAACGGGGGAGAAACTGTCATAATTTTTATTAAAAGCGTGCGCGAGATAACATTTAAACCAAATCAAGTTACAACATGAAACACCAAACAATATCTCGCAACATTCAAATTACACATCTATCACTCAATTAGTTTTTCTAAAAAACAGCCCCCTTTTCAGGTTAGTTTTTTTCATTCGCTCTCTTTGAATTTGTCCCTTACATTACGCACTCTGATATAGGTCAGATCAAAGTCACTTTACTATTAACGCTAACTGGAGATCGCTCTCATGCAAGGTTTAGAACTCGCAATTTTTCTGCAATTCTTCCTTGGGCTTGTCGCCGCTGTAAACCCTATCGGCATCATGCCTGTTTTTGTTTCTCTCACAGCTCATATGCCGCCAGAAGAGAGGAACCGTACAGCACTCCAAGCCAACGTAGCAGTAGCGGTTATATTGATTGTGTCATTAGTGGCAGGACAGATGCTGCTAGATATGTTCAGCATCTCTTTAGATTCATTCCGCGTAGCCGGTGGCTTACTGCTACTCAGCATCGCATTTTCAATGATGAGCGGTAAGCTGGGTGAGGATAAGCAGAATAAACAAGAGAAATCAGAATACGTAAGCCGTGAGCAAATCGGTGTTGTACCTCTTGCGATGCCGCTAATGGCCGGCCCAGGTGCTATCAGTTCGACGATTGTTTATGGCTCACGCTACCCAGCAGCAATCGACACTGTCGGCATCGGTATTAGTATTGTCGCGTTTGCTACGTGTTCATGGTTACTGTTCCGCTCAGCACCCGTGATTGTGCGTTTCCTCGGTCAAACAGGAATCAACGTAATCACTCGTATTATGGGTCTGATCCTTGGGGCGTTAGGTATTGAGTTCATCGCCAATGGCCTTCGCAACCTATTCCCAGGTTTAGCGTAATAAAGAAAACGTCTAACTGACGAAAAAATTGTATAGAGGCGAGTAAAGCACAGGCTTTCACTCGCCTCATTTATTTCAACCGAGTATGATGTTTACTAAGTCATTACAAAAAGCACACTTTTACAACCATGTCTCGACACTCTCTAAAGCATCATCTCTATGTCATTATTTTTGGTACACACACCCGAGCAGGCCGTATCTTTGATATCTCATTGATCGTTGCCATTATTGCGTCTTTAGTGGTGTTAATCATCGAGTCACTGCCCAACGTTATGACAGCGTGGTCGCAAGAGCTGCGTTATATTGAATACACTTTCACAGCTCTGTTTACGATTGAGTATCTATTAAGGCTGTATTGCTCACCCAAGCCAAAGTCCTATGCCACTAGCTTCTATGGCGTTGTCGACCTACTTGCGATTTTGCCAACCTATTTAGCGATACTCTTTCCAGGTGCGTCGTTCATGGGCGTGATCAGGCTGCTGCGCGTGATGCGTATTTTCCGCATCCTCAAGCTCGTTCGCTATCTGCAAGACTCCAACATTCTTTTGCGCTCGCTATTGATGGCACGACGCAAGATCCTGATCTTCTTCAGTACAGTCGGCATCTTGGTGACCATTTTTGGCTCACTGATCTTTGTTATTGAAGGTCCAAACAACGGCTTTACAAGTATTCCGCAAAGTATCTATTGGGCGATCGTAACCATCACAACTGTTGGGTATGGCGATATCGTCCCTCAAACCGTACTCGGCAAGGCGATTGCATCACTGACCATGTTATTGGGTTACTCAATCCTTGCAGTACCAACAGGCATTATTACTGCGGAACTGAGTAATGAAATGAATGCCCATAAAGAGCTCGTAAAATGTCCGAACTGTAATCGCTCGGGACATGATTCTGATGCTATGCATTGTAAGCACTGTGGCAGTGAGCTAGCGGATCCAGATAAGCGGGTTGTGGTTGAGGATAAGTAGGGGCAGATACGGGATTCGAGTGACGAGATGCGAAAAGATCTTAGAGTAGATACGAGATTCGGGTAGCGAGATGCGAAAAAATCTAAGAGCAGATACTAGATTCGGGTAGCGAGATGCGAAAAGGTCTAAGAGCAGGTATGGGATTCGAGTGGTTAGATGCTAAAAGATCTAAAAGCAGGTACGAGATTCGAGTGACGGGATGCGAAAGGTTTTAAGAGCATCTCAGTGATATTAGTAGGTGACACAAAAAAGCCGATGTATAAACATCGGCTTTAAGCTCTCATTAAGCGACGAATTTAAAAAGGACAGCGCCCTCTCGCCTCAAAACAGAAAAGTCTTTCTATTACGCTTTCTCTGCAAGAATGATGCGCAGAGTACGACGTAGAGGTTCTGCAGCACCCCATAGTAGTTGGTCACCTACTGTGAATGCGTTTAGGAAGTCGTTACCCATAGACATCTTGCGTAGACGACCTACTGGTACAGACATAGTACCTGTTACTTTCGCCGGCGTTAGCTCTTGAGCTGTGATATCACGATCGTTTGGAATCACTTTAACCCAATCATTGTGCGTTGCGATGATCTCTTCAATCTCGTCCATTGGAACGTCTTGCTTAAGCTTGATAGTCAACGCTTGTGCGTGACAACGCATCGCACCAATACGTACACAAGTACCATCGATAGGAATCGGTTGACCGTCTAGGCCAAGGATCTTGTTCGCTTCAACGCCCGCTTTCCACTCTTCTTTACTTTGGCCGTTTTCACGCTTCACATCGATCCAAGGAATCAATGAACCCGCTAACGGAGCGCCAAACTGGTCTGTTGGGAATGATTCTGAACGGATGGTATCTGCTACTTTTTTATCGATATCAAGAATAGAGCTTGCTGGATTAGCAAGTTCAGAGCTTACGCTGTCGTTGATCACGCCCATTTGAGAGATAAGCTCACGCATGTTCTTCGCACCTGCACCAGAAGCGGCTTGGTACGTCATTGCGCTCATCCACTCAACCATGCCTTTTTCGTAAAGACCACCCAAGGCCATCAGCATTAAGCTCACAGTACAGTTACCGCCAACAAAGGTGTTGGTGCCACCGTGAATACCTTGTTGAATTTGAGCCAAGTTAACTGGATCAAGAGTAATGATAGAGTCAGCATCCATACGTAAAGTCGACGCAGCATCAATCCAGTAACCTTTCCAACCCGCTTGACGCAGTGCTGGGTAAACTTTTGATGTGTAGTCGCCGCCTTGACAT
It encodes the following:
- the motY gene encoding flagellar protein MotY; translated protein: MNKRLITGSILFSLLMSSTALAQEKRYGASPQQSTWEMVANTPLECRLVHPIPNFGDAEFSSRASKKIILDFELKMRRPMGATRNVSLISMPPPWRPGESADRMTTIKFFQQFDGYVGGQTAWGILSELEKGRYPTFSYQEWQSRDQRIEVALSSVLFQQKYNVFSDCIANLLPYSFEDISFTILHYDRNSDQLSKASQKRLSQIAEYIRHNQDIDLVLVATYTDSADSKGVSQNLSERRAESLREYFKSLGLSEERIQVQGYGKRRPIADNASPIGKDKNRRVVISLGRTQV
- the rnt gene encoding ribonuclease T — its product is MTVENEALTLKKRFRGYFPVVIDVETAGFNAKTDALLEICAITLKMDENGDLHPASTLHFHIEPFEGANIEQEALDFNGIKDPFSPLRGAVSEQEALKEIYKLVRKEQKASNCSRAIMVAHNATFDLNFVNAASERCKLKRVPFHPFATFDTAALSGLAYGQTVLAKACRTAGMEFDNKEAHSALYDTQKTAELFCGIVNKWKALGGWPLVEPE
- a CDS encoding Na+/H+ antiporter family protein, with translation MNPVVISVCIMLVLALMRVNVVVALTFSAIIGGVVSGMNLNDAVAAFESGLGGGATIALSYAMLGTFAVAISRSGITDLLAQSVIKRIHGKENSTASTGLKYGILASLILVTMSSQNVIPVHIAFIPILIPPLLGVFAKMNLDRRLIACVLTFGLITPYMVLPIGFGGIFLNNILLKNLHDNGLENVVASQVPVAMLLPAAGMIFGLLTAVFFTYRKPRQYKETELTTVSTETKQINKKHIIVAAVGIVAALTVQLSTGSMIIGALAGFMVFTFGGVIAWKETQDVFTKGVHMMAMIGFIMIAAAGFAAVMKQTGGVESLVEALSTSIGDNKPLAALLMLVVGLLVTMGIGSSFSTIPILATIYVPLAAAFGFSPMATIALVGTAAALGDAGSPASDSTLGPTSGLNADGQHEHVWETVVPTFLHYNLPLIAFGWIAAMTL
- a CDS encoding DsbA family protein, translated to MNVKLHYVHDPMCSWCWGYKPTLKLLKQQLPASIEFNYVVGGLAPDSDEPMSDEMKQKLQAIWKQIEAKLGTEFNHEFWTECKPVRSTYPACRAVIAAGFQDHYEEMLEAIQHAYYLRAMLPHSVETHVQLAEELGMNVQQFENDLSGKLLEGELDDQLSFKEAMGVYSYPTLMLEVNGIFTEVELDYQSTEPTLRSIRSALEANLK
- a CDS encoding Grx4 family monothiol glutaredoxin, whose translation is METIDKIKQQIEENTILLYMKGSPKLPSCGFSSQASQALMACGEKFAYVDILQNPDIRAELPAYAQWPTFPQLWVEGELIGGCDIILEMFQKGELQPLIKEAAAKVAGDEA
- the sodB gene encoding superoxide dismutase [Fe], yielding MAFELPALPYAKDALEPHISAETLDFHHGKHHNTYVVKLNGLIPGTEFEGKTLEEIIKTSTGGVFNNAAQIWNHTFYWHCLAPQAGGEPTGAVADAINASFGSFEEFKAKFTDSAINNFGSSWTWLVKNADGSLAIVNTSNAATPLTEEGVTPLLTVDLWEHAYYIDFRNVRPDYMNAFWALVNWEFVAANLAK
- a CDS encoding VC2046/SO_2500 family protein, yielding MQVNTLDSTVIINELKFGTGLNQAVEQGRRADFALLLSMFSDDVRDNTPLDAFSVEETTESKLRQQFGVAEPQPLRSNQSSYEISAKQSQGFHQAGLPSAKLNHYLTPEALAFMPERTYDFPEEVYHNLSTHERRKLAKQPPAELPHATLYNELTTAQRQFHIQAQA
- a CDS encoding SDR family oxidoreductase, translated to MEIKSSIILVTSAGSQLGGTIANHFVNLGATVILCDIDSASLEETYQVCSRYSTAVYSYPIERYDSQTILKVFDFIQLTFGTTPDVLVNNWVSTPMPTLTGTQPVSCFIDNLSAMASTLFSFGQASVDRLRQANKQGVIVNVISHEDFKDVSGLESANSMITGFTHSWAKELTPFNIRVGGVIPAIHNADGKLNKCHWAQLQDELTRTTEYIISNDYFSGRVVAAEV